A window of the Pseudoalteromonas sp. A25 genome harbors these coding sequences:
- a CDS encoding bifunctional diguanylate cyclase/phosphodiesterase produces the protein MEDPASLLRKLERNNKRLKFLLKKHKQNNNLQHALILLSERASTVAELTLLYPAIHDILVQYLPSRSFYVVLQNQYTQALELSYFVDEKDGIAVPLNEKSHFSEGVTGYVFRTGKTVYLTKETMLEQTQKGFFKALGSQAEHWVGVPIYRDNHIIGVMVSQSYQAQQGYSEQQIELLEVMSLYLATAIERVKKRELLESEVKIRTRALMQSNEALNKEIEHRKKALERQQILFKISELATQFNDIDDVYKQVHYIIRSITFAENLYIALYDKHAGWLSFPYSVDEVTQYKPRPFAKGYSELVIRTEQSQLIDTNRAKTLISDGTVERAKDYNKIQLATSWMGAPLKTANGVIGLIACQAYNHKYEFDYDDVELISFVSNQIASVLQTHLANQALKTSHQELEHRVAEKTKALQQTNLHLQMQIEERKKIEQQLYHDAHHDPLTSLPNRSLFLTQLEKTLHKYQRHPDHHFAVLFIDLDKFKMINDELGHQAGDQFLIWVSKAFSDCIRDHDLLARLAGDEFVILLDHLSDKQQAEDVAKRIISIMQQPFCMKGICVQSGASIGITYSNKRYNNIDEIIRDADAAMYYAKNAGRGRYEFYHPLLTAGNNNNKHIEHHHLGALPTHFRRTEVISMTDKADNISLLNAFGEHPVLGSTSFDILKKFAAESAEQLEIELQLIQQVIQIGNTQSQNLLFSCSVSVLDHQAFSPLCKLLKTATQQLCLLFDEAELRHASSQQLENLKSLSDMGSSIGLNDFAKDRCDLAMLTQFDFSYVLLSSTFSKRVLQQHSYDLQLQGILAVTKLKHTQVIAKGPAILNFRGLLESHGIRLFFGKQHTIGHEPELSCKKLQGINQETLSF, from the coding sequence TTGGAAGATCCCGCGTCTTTGCTTCGTAAGCTTGAGCGTAATAACAAAAGACTCAAGTTTCTACTAAAAAAGCACAAGCAGAACAATAACCTACAACACGCCCTGATCTTGCTGTCAGAGCGAGCAAGCACCGTTGCTGAGCTGACTTTGCTCTACCCTGCCATTCATGACATCTTGGTACAATATCTTCCTAGCCGCAGTTTTTATGTTGTTTTACAAAATCAATATACCCAAGCATTAGAACTATCCTATTTTGTTGACGAAAAAGATGGTATCGCTGTCCCACTAAACGAGAAAAGCCACTTTTCTGAGGGGGTGACGGGCTATGTATTTAGAACAGGTAAAACTGTTTACCTAACCAAAGAAACGATGCTTGAACAGACCCAGAAAGGCTTTTTTAAAGCACTTGGTAGCCAAGCTGAACATTGGGTGGGCGTACCCATTTATCGTGATAATCACATCATTGGTGTGATGGTGTCACAAAGCTATCAAGCTCAGCAAGGTTATAGCGAGCAACAGATCGAGCTGCTTGAAGTTATGTCACTTTATTTAGCGACGGCAATTGAACGAGTGAAAAAGCGTGAATTGCTAGAGTCTGAAGTTAAAATTCGTACACGTGCATTAATGCAAAGTAATGAAGCGCTCAATAAAGAAATCGAACATCGTAAAAAGGCCCTAGAACGCCAACAAATCTTGTTCAAAATATCCGAACTGGCGACTCAGTTTAATGACATTGACGATGTGTACAAACAAGTACACTACATTATTCGCTCTATTACGTTTGCCGAGAACTTGTATATTGCATTGTATGACAAACATGCTGGCTGGTTAAGCTTTCCTTACAGTGTGGATGAAGTAACGCAGTACAAACCTCGTCCGTTTGCCAAAGGGTACAGTGAATTGGTAATACGCACGGAACAAAGCCAGTTAATCGATACTAATCGTGCCAAGACACTGATCAGCGATGGTACTGTTGAGCGAGCAAAAGACTATAATAAAATTCAATTAGCAACCAGCTGGATGGGCGCCCCCCTGAAAACCGCTAATGGAGTCATTGGACTTATAGCATGCCAAGCATACAACCATAAATATGAATTTGATTATGATGATGTTGAGTTAATTTCCTTTGTATCTAATCAAATTGCTTCGGTATTACAAACCCACTTGGCTAATCAGGCGTTAAAAACCAGCCACCAAGAGCTTGAGCATCGCGTTGCAGAAAAAACCAAGGCACTGCAACAAACCAACTTGCATCTACAAATGCAAATTGAAGAACGTAAAAAAATAGAGCAGCAGCTGTACCATGATGCCCATCATGATCCGTTAACCAGTTTACCTAATAGAAGCTTATTCCTCACACAATTAGAAAAAACACTGCATAAATACCAGCGCCACCCTGATCACCATTTTGCGGTCTTATTTATTGATCTAGACAAGTTTAAAATGATCAATGATGAATTAGGGCATCAGGCTGGCGATCAGTTTTTAATTTGGGTCAGTAAAGCCTTCTCTGATTGTATTAGAGATCATGACCTATTAGCACGTTTAGCCGGCGATGAATTTGTTATTTTACTTGATCACTTGAGTGATAAGCAGCAAGCTGAAGATGTAGCCAAGCGCATTATTAGTATCATGCAACAACCATTTTGTATGAAAGGGATCTGCGTTCAAAGTGGCGCAAGTATTGGCATTACATACAGTAATAAACGCTACAATAATATCGATGAAATTATTCGTGATGCCGATGCTGCTATGTATTATGCAAAAAATGCAGGTCGAGGCCGTTATGAGTTTTATCACCCTTTGTTAACGGCAGGAAATAACAATAACAAACATATCGAGCATCATCATTTAGGGGCCCTCCCAACACACTTCAGACGTACTGAAGTGATTTCAATGACTGATAAAGCAGATAATATAAGCCTGTTGAATGCTTTTGGTGAGCATCCAGTGCTGGGCAGTACGAGCTTCGACATATTGAAAAAATTTGCCGCAGAAAGCGCAGAACAATTAGAGATTGAGTTACAACTTATTCAGCAGGTTATTCAAATTGGTAACACCCAGTCGCAAAATTTATTGTTTTCCTGTTCGGTGAGTGTGTTGGACCATCAAGCCTTTTCACCTCTATGCAAATTGTTAAAAACGGCAACACAACAACTGTGCTTACTATTTGATGAAGCTGAATTACGCCATGCATCCAGCCAACAACTAGAGAATTTAAAAAGTCTCAGTGATATGGGTAGCTCCATAGGGCTTAATGATTTTGCTAAAGATCGCTGTGACTTAGCGATGCTGACCCAGTTTGACTTTAGCTATGTGCTATTAAGCTCAACATTCAGTAAACGCGTACTTCAACAACACAGTTATGATTTACAGCTGCAAGGCATCTTGGCCGTCACAAAATTAAAACACACTCAAGTCATTGCCAAAGGTCCTGCTATTTTAAACTTTCGCGGATTACTTGAGAGCCATGGCATTAGGTTATTTTTTGGCAAACAGCACACGATTGGCCATGAGCCTGAGCTGTCTTGCAAAAAGCTTCAGGGTATCAACCAAGAAACGCTATCGTTTTAA
- a CDS encoding c-type cytochrome has product MKKLSAALLLLSTAAVAQPYDNALTEEAIQKRIAPVGDVYLAGAASAAEAAPTGPRSGEQVYQASCFACHGTGALGAPKTTEDWAARLSKGNDVLLDHAINGFNAMPPRGTCMDCSDDEIAAAIDFMTSQ; this is encoded by the coding sequence ATGAAAAAACTTTCGGCAGCACTTTTATTGCTATCAACGGCCGCTGTTGCGCAGCCTTATGACAACGCTTTAACTGAAGAAGCAATCCAAAAACGCATCGCTCCTGTTGGTGACGTTTACTTAGCTGGCGCAGCAAGCGCAGCCGAAGCGGCTCCAACAGGACCACGCTCTGGTGAACAAGTATATCAAGCCTCATGTTTTGCATGTCACGGCACAGGAGCGCTAGGCGCACCAAAAACAACCGAAGATTGGGCTGCTCGTTTAAGCAAAGGCAATGATGTGCTACTCGACCACGCTATTAATGGTTTCAATGCAATGCCGCCACGTGGTACATGTATGGATTGTTCTGATGACGAAATTGCGGCCGCAATTGATTTTATGACATCTCAATAA
- the ubiK gene encoding ubiquinone biosynthesis accessory factor UbiK gives MINPAKIEEIAKQISSNMPQGVKNLADTFEAKTKQVIQNKLAEMDFVSREEFDIQSKVLIRTREKLTELEAKVAALEAKLEQADDSE, from the coding sequence GTGATTAACCCAGCAAAAATTGAAGAAATCGCCAAGCAAATTTCCAGCAACATGCCACAAGGTGTGAAAAATTTAGCCGACACATTTGAAGCAAAGACCAAACAGGTCATTCAGAATAAACTGGCGGAGATGGACTTTGTTAGCCGAGAAGAGTTTGATATTCAAAGTAAAGTGCTTATTCGCACCCGTGAAAAATTAACAGAATTAGAAGCAAAAGTCGCTGCTCTAGAAGCTAAACTAGAGCAAGCTGACGATTCAGAGTAA
- the elbB gene encoding isoprenoid biosynthesis glyoxalase ElbB, with product MKKIAIILSGCGVFDGAEIHESVLTLLHLEQLGASYQCFAPDIPQHHVVNHLTGEEQAQQRNVLEESARIARGNIKALSQLNADDFDALVLPGGFGVAKNLSSFAFEGADSHIHEPLKQCCQLFAQQQKPIAYLCIAPALIGHIHPAGTLATIGNDEQTAAAVNQLGAKHVVCTVEDIVVDAEQKVISTPAYMLAQSVSDASKGIQKAMQALLEMA from the coding sequence ATGAAAAAAATTGCAATAATTTTGAGTGGTTGTGGAGTCTTTGATGGAGCAGAGATCCATGAGTCAGTTTTAACACTGTTACATTTGGAGCAACTCGGAGCGAGTTATCAGTGTTTTGCACCCGATATCCCACAGCATCATGTTGTCAACCACTTAACAGGCGAAGAACAAGCTCAACAACGTAACGTTTTAGAAGAATCAGCCCGCATTGCCAGAGGCAACATTAAAGCATTATCACAACTTAATGCTGATGACTTTGACGCTTTGGTGTTACCTGGGGGATTTGGTGTAGCTAAAAACCTCAGCAGTTTCGCATTTGAAGGCGCTGACTCTCATATTCATGAACCACTCAAACAGTGCTGCCAACTGTTTGCACAACAGCAAAAACCAATCGCTTACTTGTGTATCGCACCTGCCCTAATCGGTCATATTCACCCAGCAGGTACGCTTGCGACAATTGGTAACGATGAACAAACAGCCGCAGCCGTTAACCAACTAGGCGCGAAACATGTTGTTTGTACTGTTGAAGACATTGTCGTCGACGCTGAGCAAAAAGTCATCAGCACACCTGCATATATGCTCGCCCAATCGGTCAGTGATGCCTCTAAAGGTATTCAAAAAGCAATGCAGGCGTTGCTTGAAATGGCGTAA
- the polA gene encoding DNA polymerase I, with product MSSIPENPLILVDGSSYLFRAYHAPPHLTNSKGEATGAIYGVVNMLKSLLKQYQPSHMVVVFDAKGPTFRNEMYSEYKAHRPPMPDDLRTQIKPIHDIIEAMGLPLVSISGVEADDVIGTFARIASEQKRHVLISTGDKDMAQLVNEHVTLINTMTNTVLDPNGVVEKFGIGPELIIDYLALMGDKVDNIPGVPGVGEKTALAMLQGIGSIDSLYERLDDIAGLGFRGSKTMAKKLEEHKEQLVLSYELATIKLDVDVEQDLEQFAIGEVNKDKLIELYAECEFKRWLSELLDGATAKATADITDIESQSSAPAINQVEAHYETILTEAQLDNWIAKLRSSNLMAFDTETTSLDYMQADLVGMSFAVEPGEAAYLPIAHDYVGAPEQLSKALVFEKIGAVLADPAVKKVGQNLKYDKSVLARAGLELNGIAFDTMLESYVFNSVGTRHDMDSLALKFLGHKNISFEDIAGKGKSQLTFNQIELEKAAPYAAEDADITLRLHQHLWPLLQQHEELLTVFNDIELPLLAVLSEIERTGVKIDSDMLAKQSVELTKRLAEIEKEAFELAGEEFNLSSPKQLQVILFEKQGLPVIKKTPKGAPSTAEEVLQELAHDYPLPKLIIEHRGLAKLKSTYTDKLPKLVNPVTGRVHTSYHQAVTATGRLSSSDPNLQNIPIRNEAGRRIRQAFIADEGKQILAADYSQIELRIMAHLSQDQGLLSAFAQGKDVHSATASEVFSVPLDDVTSDMRRKAKAVNFGLIYGMSAFGLSRQLDIPRHEAQHYMDKYFERFPGVLEYMERTREEAGEKGYVETLFGRRLHLPDIKARNGARRKAAERAAINAPMQGTAADIIKKAMLKVSDWLHTQSSDDIKLLMQVHDELVFEVAADKVAQFSEIICELMSQAATLDVPLLVEADYGENWEQAH from the coding sequence ATGTCTTCGATCCCTGAAAATCCCTTGATCTTGGTTGATGGTTCTTCTTATCTTTTTCGTGCCTATCATGCGCCACCCCACCTTACCAATTCAAAAGGTGAAGCCACGGGGGCCATTTATGGCGTGGTAAACATGCTAAAAAGTTTGTTAAAGCAGTATCAGCCTAGTCACATGGTAGTGGTGTTTGACGCGAAAGGGCCAACTTTTCGAAACGAAATGTACAGTGAGTACAAAGCACATCGACCACCGATGCCAGACGATCTGCGCACTCAGATCAAACCGATCCACGACATTATTGAAGCGATGGGCCTACCACTTGTTAGTATCAGCGGGGTAGAAGCTGACGATGTTATTGGTACATTTGCGCGTATTGCATCAGAGCAAAAGCGTCATGTTTTAATCAGTACCGGTGATAAAGATATGGCGCAGTTGGTGAATGAACATGTCACGTTGATCAATACTATGACGAATACAGTGCTTGACCCCAATGGCGTGGTTGAAAAGTTTGGTATTGGTCCAGAGCTTATTATTGACTACTTAGCTTTGATGGGCGACAAGGTGGATAATATTCCCGGCGTACCAGGTGTAGGTGAAAAAACCGCACTGGCTATGCTGCAGGGAATTGGCTCAATAGACTCACTCTATGAACGTCTTGATGATATTGCAGGTTTGGGTTTTAGAGGCTCTAAAACAATGGCTAAAAAACTCGAAGAACACAAAGAGCAACTTGTGTTGTCTTATGAGCTAGCCACTATCAAATTAGATGTTGATGTTGAACAAGATTTAGAACAGTTCGCCATTGGTGAAGTGAACAAAGACAAGCTAATTGAGCTTTACGCAGAATGTGAATTTAAGCGTTGGCTAAGTGAATTGCTCGATGGTGCAACAGCTAAAGCAACAGCTGATATTACAGATATAGAGAGTCAAAGTAGTGCACCAGCGATTAATCAGGTGGAGGCGCACTATGAAACGATTTTAACCGAAGCGCAACTTGATAACTGGATCGCAAAGTTACGTTCGTCAAATTTGATGGCATTTGATACTGAAACCACGAGTCTTGATTATATGCAAGCTGATTTGGTCGGTATGAGCTTTGCCGTCGAGCCAGGAGAAGCGGCTTATCTTCCTATTGCCCACGATTATGTGGGTGCTCCTGAGCAACTTTCAAAAGCGCTAGTATTTGAAAAAATAGGGGCCGTATTGGCCGACCCTGCGGTGAAAAAGGTGGGTCAGAACCTTAAATATGACAAAAGTGTCTTAGCGCGTGCAGGTTTGGAATTAAATGGCATTGCGTTTGATACTATGCTCGAGTCTTATGTATTTAACAGTGTAGGCACGCGTCATGATATGGACTCTTTGGCACTTAAATTTTTAGGGCACAAAAATATCAGCTTTGAAGATATTGCAGGTAAAGGTAAAAGCCAACTGACATTTAACCAAATTGAGTTAGAAAAAGCAGCACCTTATGCAGCTGAAGATGCAGATATTACTTTGCGTTTGCATCAACATTTATGGCCGCTTTTACAACAGCATGAAGAGTTATTAACGGTTTTCAATGATATTGAATTACCCCTACTCGCTGTTCTTTCAGAGATAGAGCGCACCGGTGTTAAAATCGATTCTGACATGCTTGCCAAACAGAGCGTTGAATTAACTAAACGTTTAGCAGAGATAGAAAAAGAAGCATTTGAGCTGGCGGGAGAAGAGTTCAATTTGAGCTCACCAAAACAGTTACAGGTAATATTGTTTGAAAAGCAGGGCTTACCTGTTATCAAGAAAACGCCCAAGGGAGCGCCTTCTACGGCTGAAGAAGTACTGCAAGAATTGGCACATGATTACCCTTTACCTAAGCTCATTATAGAGCATCGAGGGTTAGCAAAGCTCAAGTCAACCTATACAGACAAGTTACCAAAATTGGTTAACCCTGTAACCGGACGTGTTCATACTTCATATCATCAAGCTGTGACGGCCACTGGGCGACTTAGCTCAAGTGATCCTAATTTGCAAAACATTCCGATCCGTAATGAAGCTGGTCGTCGTATCCGTCAAGCGTTTATAGCGGATGAAGGTAAGCAAATTCTGGCTGCCGATTATAGCCAAATTGAGCTGCGTATTATGGCGCATCTGTCTCAAGATCAAGGGCTACTTAGTGCGTTTGCACAAGGCAAAGATGTGCACAGTGCAACAGCATCAGAGGTATTCTCTGTGCCGCTTGATGATGTTACCTCTGATATGCGTCGTAAAGCGAAAGCAGTAAACTTTGGTCTTATTTACGGCATGAGCGCATTTGGCTTGTCTAGACAGCTTGATATTCCGCGTCATGAGGCGCAACATTATATGGATAAGTACTTCGAGCGCTTCCCCGGTGTATTGGAATATATGGAGCGTACTCGTGAAGAGGCCGGTGAGAAAGGTTATGTGGAAACGTTATTTGGACGTCGACTACATTTACCAGATATTAAAGCGCGTAATGGTGCACGTCGCAAAGCGGCCGAACGTGCGGCTATCAATGCGCCGATGCAAGGAACTGCTGCTGATATCATCAAAAAAGCAATGCTTAAGGTAAGTGACTGGTTACATACCCAATCTAGTGACGATATTAAGTTATTGATGCAGGTGCACGATGAATTGGTATTTGAAGTGGCTGCGGACAAAGTGGCGCAATTCAGTGAAATAATTTGTGAACTGATGAGCCAAGCAGCAACGTTGGATGTGCCTTTATTGGTTGAAGCAGACTATGGCGAAAACTGGGAACAGGCCCATTGA
- a CDS encoding methyltransferase, translating into MQLQTRFNSLDALLSKTKAFWQLVAFEAYDLPWSGQLNAWLMSLSDEQVSQLDNDPTQLQHALIAFIPELAQLNSLLQLPYQKRDVMPLPFWLSNGIKGRKLLQLQDFVNHIDEQQLPVLEWCAGKGHLGRILAFNGAPHVHSIELQAALCEQGRHSAETQNLAMTFSCADVLKDDTRTCFEPEQHAVALHACGRLHQVFMANAVQAGCEKISLSPCCYHLFTDDSYQAMSEVGKHSTLALTHSDMKLALQETVTAPGRVAKVRKKEVTWRLGFDALRRDITGISEYVSVPSVNKAIFSGSFEQFCQWAAKQKKVVLPRECNYELYLQKGQQRKKITDRIELVRHAFRRAIEIWLVLDRALYLEASGYDVALREFCDKQLTPRNILIQAKAKDKESRCAR; encoded by the coding sequence ATGCAGTTACAGACCCGATTTAATAGCCTCGATGCCTTACTTTCTAAGACGAAAGCTTTCTGGCAACTAGTGGCTTTTGAAGCATATGATTTACCATGGAGTGGTCAGTTAAACGCTTGGTTGATGTCGCTCAGTGATGAGCAAGTCTCTCAATTAGATAATGATCCGACTCAGTTGCAACATGCTTTAATCGCTTTCATACCAGAGCTTGCTCAATTGAATTCGTTGCTGCAATTACCTTATCAAAAGCGCGATGTAATGCCGTTACCGTTTTGGTTAAGCAATGGGATCAAAGGAAGAAAGTTACTGCAGTTGCAGGACTTTGTTAACCACATTGATGAGCAACAGCTACCAGTTTTGGAGTGGTGTGCTGGAAAGGGGCATTTAGGGCGTATTCTCGCATTCAATGGTGCGCCACATGTTCATAGTATTGAGCTACAGGCGGCTTTGTGTGAGCAAGGTCGACACAGTGCTGAAACACAAAATTTAGCAATGACTTTTAGTTGCGCTGATGTGTTAAAAGATGACACTCGAACATGTTTTGAACCTGAACAGCATGCTGTAGCCCTGCACGCCTGTGGGCGACTGCATCAAGTTTTCATGGCGAACGCGGTACAAGCTGGCTGTGAAAAAATCAGCTTATCGCCATGTTGTTATCATTTGTTCACTGATGATAGCTATCAAGCCATGAGTGAAGTGGGCAAGCATAGCACATTGGCGCTAACGCATAGTGATATGAAACTGGCATTACAAGAAACTGTGACAGCCCCTGGGCGGGTCGCAAAAGTGCGCAAAAAGGAAGTTACTTGGCGCTTAGGTTTTGATGCTTTGCGCCGCGATATAACAGGAATAAGCGAGTATGTCAGCGTACCTTCTGTGAATAAAGCTATTTTCTCAGGGTCGTTTGAGCAATTTTGTCAGTGGGCGGCCAAACAGAAGAAAGTGGTACTGCCTCGTGAGTGTAACTATGAGTTGTATCTTCAAAAGGGCCAGCAACGTAAAAAAATAACAGATAGAATTGAGCTCGTACGTCATGCTTTTCGACGTGCCATTGAGATATGGCTAGTCCTTGATAGGGCTTTATATTTAGAGGCATCAGGGTATGATGTTGCTCTTAGAGAATTTTGTGATAAACAGCTAACGCCGAGGAATATTTTGATCCAAGCGAAGGCTAAAGATAAGGAAAGCCGATGTGCTCGCTAG
- the can gene encoding carbonate dehydratase, with protein MCSLDHLLSNNQQWAKRTQQRDPEFFTKLSRQQNPDYLWIGCSDSRVPANEIVDLMPGELFVHRNVANVVVHTDHNCLSVMQYAVEVLKVEHIMVVGHYGCGGVQAVLDEARFGLIDNWLRHVADVKEKHQALLTSITQRKRCAALCELNVIDQVRNVCLTNVVQDAWAREQALTIHGWVYGLEDGLLHEVQAQTSLPEHINAGYTQAVEQVAKRYL; from the coding sequence ATGTGCTCGCTAGATCATCTTTTAAGTAATAATCAACAATGGGCAAAACGCACCCAGCAAAGAGATCCTGAGTTTTTTACAAAGCTCTCTAGGCAGCAGAACCCTGATTATCTATGGATTGGCTGCTCTGACTCTCGCGTGCCTGCCAATGAAATCGTTGACTTAATGCCTGGCGAGTTATTTGTGCACCGTAATGTTGCTAATGTGGTTGTGCACACAGATCATAACTGTTTGTCTGTTATGCAGTATGCCGTTGAAGTGCTTAAAGTTGAGCACATTATGGTGGTAGGGCACTATGGGTGTGGCGGTGTGCAAGCGGTTTTAGATGAAGCGCGCTTTGGTCTTATCGACAATTGGTTGCGTCATGTGGCAGATGTAAAAGAGAAACATCAAGCATTACTGACATCAATTACACAACGTAAGCGTTGTGCGGCCTTGTGTGAGCTTAATGTGATTGATCAAGTACGCAATGTTTGTTTGACCAATGTGGTGCAAGACGCATGGGCTCGTGAGCAAGCCTTAACTATTCACGGCTGGGTGTATGGCCTAGAAGATGGCTTATTACATGAGGTGCAAGCGCAAACGTCACTGCCAGAGCATATCAATGCAGGATATACTCAAGCAGTTGAGCAAGTGGCAAAACGATACTTATAG
- the rep gene encoding DNA helicase Rep, producing MKLNPKQDEAVKYISGPCLVLAGAGSGKTRVITNKIAYLVQQCEYQAKNIAAVTFTNKAAKEMRERVAQTLGKRESKGLWVSTFHTLGLEIIKKELKTLGYKANFSLLDDQDTNQLLSELTEKELEKDKDLLNLLKMQIGNWKNELILPQQAIAQAREPQKALFAQLYARYQTQLRAYNAFDFDDLIMVPTLLLSQSADVRERWQARFRYLLVDEYQDTNTSQYQLVKLLVGERARFTVVGDDDQSIYSWRGAKPQNLVLLSKDFPGLRLIKLEQNYRSFKRILKAANILIANNPHEFDKQLFSELENGEPIRVIATRDEEHEAERVVAEIISHKFMKRTSYKDYAILYRGNHQARVFEKSLMSNRIPYKISGGMSFFSRSEIKDIMAYLRLLVNQDDDNAFLRIVNTPRREIGPVTLEKLGSLANEKHISLFEACFDSQLAERLAGRGLNALMGFARWVVELSDRAARGDTLEAVKDMVRQTHYEAYLYESSPSAKAAEMRMKNVSELYRWITDMLTGDADNPAMTLPEVVSKLTLRDMLERNEEEDDSDAVQLLTLHASKGLEYPHVFMVGMEEGFLPHQTSIDEDNVEEERRLAYVGITRAQQTLTLTHAKNRRQFGEVATPEISRFVQELPQDDLSYEGQKKTIASQSERMEKGQARVANLRAMLKR from the coding sequence ATGAAACTCAACCCCAAACAAGATGAAGCCGTTAAGTATATCAGTGGCCCCTGTTTAGTCCTAGCAGGTGCTGGGTCGGGCAAAACACGTGTAATTACAAATAAAATTGCCTACCTAGTGCAGCAATGTGAGTACCAAGCAAAAAATATCGCGGCGGTAACTTTTACTAATAAAGCAGCTAAAGAAATGCGCGAGCGCGTAGCGCAGACATTAGGTAAGCGAGAATCTAAGGGGTTGTGGGTTTCGACATTTCATACTTTGGGCTTAGAAATTATAAAGAAAGAGCTTAAAACACTTGGATATAAAGCGAATTTCTCTTTATTGGACGACCAAGATACCAACCAATTGCTCAGTGAACTGACGGAAAAAGAGCTAGAAAAAGATAAAGACTTACTCAACTTGCTTAAGATGCAAATTGGCAATTGGAAAAATGAACTTATTTTACCGCAGCAAGCGATTGCTCAAGCCAGAGAGCCACAAAAAGCCTTATTTGCACAATTATATGCCCGTTATCAAACTCAATTGAGGGCTTACAATGCCTTCGATTTTGATGATTTGATCATGGTACCCACATTATTATTGTCGCAAAGTGCAGATGTCAGGGAGCGCTGGCAAGCGCGCTTTCGTTACTTGCTGGTGGATGAATATCAAGACACGAATACGAGTCAGTATCAACTGGTTAAACTATTAGTTGGTGAGCGAGCACGCTTTACTGTAGTCGGTGACGATGACCAATCTATTTATTCATGGCGTGGTGCAAAACCCCAAAACTTGGTGTTACTGTCTAAAGACTTTCCCGGATTACGGTTGATCAAATTAGAACAAAACTATCGTAGTTTTAAACGTATTTTAAAAGCAGCGAATATTCTTATCGCGAATAATCCGCATGAATTTGATAAACAATTATTTAGTGAGCTTGAAAATGGTGAGCCAATTCGTGTGATCGCAACACGTGATGAAGAGCACGAAGCTGAGCGGGTGGTGGCCGAGATCATCTCCCATAAATTCATGAAGCGTACGAGCTATAAAGATTATGCGATTTTATATCGAGGTAACCACCAAGCTAGAGTGTTTGAAAAATCTCTAATGAGCAACCGTATTCCGTATAAGATCAGTGGTGGTATGTCGTTTTTCTCGCGCAGTGAAATTAAAGATATTATGGCTTACCTGCGGTTATTGGTTAACCAAGATGATGACAACGCATTTTTGCGGATCGTGAACACGCCAAGGCGAGAAATAGGTCCCGTGACCTTGGAGAAATTGGGCAGCTTGGCAAATGAAAAACACATCAGCTTGTTTGAAGCGTGCTTTGACTCGCAATTGGCTGAACGTTTAGCTGGTCGAGGTTTGAATGCGTTAATGGGCTTTGCTCGTTGGGTAGTCGAATTGTCTGATAGAGCGGCTCGCGGTGACACATTAGAGGCGGTGAAAGACATGGTTCGTCAGACGCATTATGAAGCCTATTTATATGAGTCGTCGCCAAGCGCTAAAGCTGCAGAAATGCGTATGAAAAATGTCTCGGAGCTGTATCGTTGGATCACAGATATGCTTACGGGGGATGCTGATAATCCAGCTATGACATTGCCTGAGGTTGTCAGTAAATTAACGCTTAGAGACATGCTAGAGCGTAATGAAGAGGAAGATGATTCGGATGCGGTGCAGTTACTCACTTTGCATGCGTCCAAAGGCCTGGAATATCCGCATGTATTTATGGTGGGAATGGAAGAAGGGTTTTTGCCGCATCAAACCAGCATAGATGAGGATAACGTTGAAGAGGAGCGCCGTCTTGCTTACGTTGGTATCACTCGCGCGCAACAAACATTGACGTTGACTCATGCAAAAAACCGTCGACAATTTGGTGAAGTTGCAACCCCTGAAATCAGTCGTTTTGTACAAGAGCTTCCACAAGATGACTTGAGCTATGAAGGGCAGAAAAAAACCATCGCTTCGCAATCTGAACGAATGGAGAAAGGCCAAGCGAGGGTGGCTAATTTAAGGGCTATGTTAAAACGATAG